Genomic window (Pseudomonas sp. MM211):
GCTACAGGCATACAACTCGATGGTGCCAACGCCATCAGCCTGTCGCCCGATGGCAAGACTTTGTACGTCGCCACCTCTGGTGGCGACACGCTGGTCAGCGCTTTCAGCATCGCAGCCGATGGCTCGCTAACGTTCAAGCAAGCGGTCGCCGGTTCCAACGCTGCCGAGTTCGGTTACTACGCCTCTGAACTCAATCTGTCAGCCGATGGCAAGACACTGTATGTCATCGACGGTAACTCGCTGCTGCACGTGCTCAACGTCGCAGCAGACGGCAACCTGAGCGCTGTAGCCACTTTTGAACTGGGAGAAAGCGGCAGTATCACCGCCAAGGGTGTCATTGTTTCTCCAGACGGCAAGAGCGTGGCGGTGATCGGTGCCCTGGGTACGAGTGGTCGCTACAACACCTACGGCATTTTCCTATACAGCCGCGCAGAAGATGGCTCTCTCACTCTCGCTCAGAAAGTTGAAGGCTTCGGCGACTATGCCAACTTCGCGGGCACCACCTTTAACGAAGTGCGCCATGCAGCGTTCAGCGCCGATGGCAAGCAGCTCTACCTCACCGGTGTATTTCAAGGCTCAGGCTGGAATGAAGGCTTACTGGTCATCGACCTGAAACCAGCCGCCGTGACCTTTACCGAGCATGGCGAACCTGTCGCCCTGCTCCCCGGTGGCACGCTGGCCGACCCACAACTGGATGCAGCGGACGACTATCAAGGCTCCAGCCTGGTGATCGAACGCAGCGGCGGCGCCGGGGACGGCGATGCCTTCAGCTTCCTGAACGATAACGGCCTGGAGCTGAAGGACGACGGCAAGATCTGGAAAGGCGCAACCGCAATTGCCGAGTTCGTGATCGGCGCCAATGGCAAGCTGACCATCGCCTTCCTCGCCGGTGTCAGCCAGGCGGATGCGCAGCACGTGCTACGCCAGGTGGCCTATACGTCCAGCAGCAACCACCCGACCCGCAACGGCGGCACTGCCAGTTTCAACCTGGTGTTCAACGACGGCGACGGCAACAGCGCCAGCCTGGACGCCAACGTTGGCTTGGTAGACATCAACGATGCAGCCGTCGTGGACACCACACCGCTGAACCCAACCTTCACCACAGGTGGCGATCCGGTCGGGCTGTTCAAGGACACCCAGATCGATACCATCGAATCCGGCCAGAAGATCCATCGTGTAGAAATCACCGTCAGCGGCGTTACCGCAGGTGATGTGATAAATGTGGCGGGCAGCCAGATCGTTCTCAACTCGACTGTCGACTGGCAGGCATATGCCGGCGAAGGCGAGGATCGCATCGAGTACCGCGTCAGAGTCAGCAATGGTGTGGCCACGGTAACCCTCTATATGGGCCGCGAGGCAGGCCCTGCACGTGATGGCGCTGAGACGGCACAGATCATCAACAGTCTGACCTACAGCCACACCGGTAGCGAAAGCAGTGGCACCCGTACCGTGAGCCTGGGACTTGTCGAGGATGACTACAGCACCCGTAGCACCTTTACCGAGCAGACCACCGTCACCCTGGAAGGCGCACGCCCAGTCTCCAACACGCCACTTCCTGAACTCAGCGCAACAGGCACGCAGACCCAGCTGGAAATCCGCAACAGCGGTCTGCCCGAGGCCGTCGACCTGTTCAGCGACGTCATCATACGGTCTGGCAATGACAACCAGCCGCTGACCGCGCTCTATATCACGGTCAATCGCAGCAGCGCCGATCAGGCACTGGTCATAGACGGCCATGAGATCAAGCTGCAAGCCACCGACATGGCCCAGACCGGTGCCAATGGCTACGCCTATTCCGTGACGATCAACGCCGACGGCAGCGCCACCATCAAGATCAACCTCGACTCCAGCAACGCCAATGCACCTGCCGACGTCGAGCGCCTGGTCGACGGCATGAGCTACAAGGTACTGGCCAATACGGTCGCCGATGGCAACGTGGTCGTCACCCTGACCGGTATCAGCGACTACGACGATGCCAGCCTGAACATCAGCGCAAGCGTTAGCGTCAGCCATTCAGCCGAAAATAATCAGCCTCCAATCGATAGCGGAATCTCCCTGAACCTTGGCAACCCGACGTTCGGTACAGCCTACAGCTACGCCCTTCCGGCCAATCTGTTCATCGATGCTGACGGCGATAACCTGACCTGGAGCGTCATCGGTCTGCCCGCAGGCCTGCAGTTCGACGCAGTGACACGAACTATCCAGGGCATGCCGACCGAAGCCGGTACCTTTGCGCTCACCCTGAAAGCCAGTGATGGCAATCTCGAAGCCAGCCGTCAGGTCACCATGTCGGTGACCGAGGCCAGTACCACGCCGGAAAATCCCGGTAACCCGGGCACGCCGGAACTCCCCGCTAACGGCGACCCTGTACTGCCAACACTATTCACCATTAGCCCTCGTGAGAGCGTGCTCACCAGTACGCAGGATCTTTCCGCCAGCAACGAAAACTTCCAGATCGACAACACCGATTTCGCCCCGCAGCAAGAGGCAGCACCTGCAACATCGCGTCCGGTTGTTCTCACTCTGCTGCATGACGGTAGAACGGGTTTCAGCAATCCAGGCAGCCTTGCCGAGCAACTGGCCAACGCCGACACGGTGCTCACCGATACGGGCCGCCAGCACAGCGCAGGCAGTTTCAGCGTCGAGGGTTCGCGCCTGAGCGCAAGCGTCGATCTGAGCACAGGCGATGCCCGCAGCATCACCCTCGAACTGCCAAGCCAATTGCCCGATGGCAGCGCACCGCAGCGGGTCACCCTGGCCAACGGCCTGCCGTTGCCGAGCTGGGCATCGTTCGATGCGCGCAGCGGTGAGCTGCGCATCGATCGTGAGCGCCTACAGCGCGATGGGGTGCTGCGCCTGACCCTGATCAGCCGCGATGGCGAGGGCCGCGAACAGCGTACGCCAATGGAAATTCGTGCCGAGGGCGCATCACCGCTAAAGGCCGTTGAAGCGCTGCAGCAATCCGCTCCCGTAGCAGAGTCGCTGCCGGAGCGCATGCGCCAGGACACCTCCAGCGCCTTGCTCAGCGACGCGCTCGAGCTGCTCGACCAATTGAGCGACCTGGCTGGGGAGCCGGTCGCTGTCACCACACGCCACATCGCCTGAACACTGCCAAGGATCATCGATCAATGAACCGCAAAACCTTCGACCGTTCCACCCTGCGTCTGGCCATTGTCTGTGCCGCGCTGGGCCTGAGTGCCTGCGCCGTCACCCCGCAAGTGCTGACACCCGAGCAGCAACTGGCCGACGCCCAGAAAGACCGCAGCGCCATGTTTGACAATCAGGAGCCGGTGACGCGCGCCATCAGCCTGGACGAAGCCATGGCCCGCGCCGTGAAGTACAACCTGCAACAGCGCCTGGGCCTGATGCAGCGCGCCCTGGAAGACAACAGCCTGAGCGTCGCCAACCTCGGCCTGCTGCCCCAACTGGCAGCCAGCGCAGGCTGGAAGGGGCGCGATAATATCGCCGGGTCATCCAGCGAATCGGTCACCACCGGGCGGCAATCCCTGGAACCATCGACCAGCAGCGACCGCTCCAGCCGCGACGCCAACCTGCGCCTGTCGTGGAACATGCTCGACTTCGGCGTCAGCTACTTCAGCGCCAAGGCCCAGGCCAACAAGGTGCTGGCCGCTGAAGAGGCGCGCCGCAAGGTGGTCGCCGATATCGTTCAGCAGGTACGTGACGCCTATTGGCAGGCCGCCAGCGCCGAGCGCCTGCAGCCGGAAGTGCAACGCGCGCTGAGTGACGCCCGCGGCGCCCTGGAGCAGGCCCGGCAGACCGAACGCCAGCGCCTGGTCGCGCCACTGGAATCGCTGCGCTACCAGAAAAGCCTGCTGGAAATGATCCGCCAACTGGAAGTGGTGGAAGGTGAACTGGCGGTGTCCAAGGCGCGCCTGGCCAGCCTGATGAACCTGCCGCCGGCGACGGCTTTCAGCCTGGTACTGCCAGACGACTCCAGCTACGCCCAACCGGCCCTGGCCTACAACCTGGCGGATCTTGAAGTGACCGCCATGACCGAGCGCCCGGAGATCCGCAGCGAGAGCTATCAGGCACGCAATGCCGTGCTGGAAACCCGTGCTGCGATGCTCAAGTTGCTGCCGGGAGCCAACCTGTTCGTCGGCGCCAACTACGACAGCAACAGTTATCTGGTCAACGACAACTGGGCCGACGCCGGCATGCAGGTGAGCTGGAACCTATTCAATGTATTGGCTTACCCGGCCATCAAGAAAACCGGCGAAACCCGCCTGCAGGTTGCCGAGCTGCGCCGCCAGGCCATGCGCATGGCGGTGCTCACCCAGGTCAACGTGGCCTGGCGCGAATATGAGCGTTCGAGCCAGGTGTTCGCCCGCTCCAGCGAACTGCAACAGGTGCAACGCGGCATCCTGCGCCAGAGCGAGAACTCCTTCTCCAGCCAGGCGCAGAGCCGTCTGGAGCGCGTGCGCACGGCCACCGAAACGGTACTGGCGACCCGTACCCGTGACCGTGCCTTCGCCGAACTGCAGGTCGCTCACGGCGCTGTTTACCAGGCCGCCGGCCTCGATCCGCTGCCCGAACGCATCGCTGGCAGCAGCGTCGATGAGCTGACCCGCGCCATCGCAGGCAACTCCATGCGCCTCAACCAGGGCCAGGGCGCCGTGCCGGC
Coding sequences:
- a CDS encoding TolC family protein codes for the protein MNRKTFDRSTLRLAIVCAALGLSACAVTPQVLTPEQQLADAQKDRSAMFDNQEPVTRAISLDEAMARAVKYNLQQRLGLMQRALEDNSLSVANLGLLPQLAASAGWKGRDNIAGSSSESVTTGRQSLEPSTSSDRSSRDANLRLSWNMLDFGVSYFSAKAQANKVLAAEEARRKVVADIVQQVRDAYWQAASAERLQPEVQRALSDARGALEQARQTERQRLVAPLESLRYQKSLLEMIRQLEVVEGELAVSKARLASLMNLPPATAFSLVLPDDSSYAQPALAYNLADLEVTAMTERPEIRSESYQARNAVLETRAAMLKLLPGANLFVGANYDSNSYLVNDNWADAGMQVSWNLFNVLAYPAIKKTGETRLQVAELRRQAMRMAVLTQVNVAWREYERSSQVFARSSELQQVQRGILRQSENSFSSQAQSRLERVRTATETVLATRTRDRAFAELQVAHGAVYQAAGLDPLPERIAGSSVDELTRAIAGNSMRLNQGQGAVPAGIAAAQQVPYGTSTPLVTAAAPSAPLVAQRAQPPAKTLRLDMWESLGSLRGAELVPVEQANAR